From Aegilops tauschii subsp. strangulata cultivar AL8/78 chromosome 5, Aet v6.0, whole genome shotgun sequence:
tgcaactcGGTGATGATAACGATCGTGATCCCAAGCctttatgcatcttcatatttaTCTTGGTTGATCGTAGGCGCGAAttctttttgttttctactatgtttcccaacagaTCTATTGGCCAAGATGAAGGAGATAGCTTCCTGGTATGACTACAATAGAGGCATTAAAAGTGCACTACCCTGCCACTACTACCCTCGTCAGTAGCTAAGATGGGATGCAGCGAGCCCCTCCTTTCTGGTTATGGGCTCCGAAGAGGCGTGCCATTCCCCAAATCTAGAGTGGCAACTGAAATTCACCTACCCGGCACTCAGCTATAGGAGCGCCGACAGCTACCAAATCTCGGTACGGGCAATTGTGCCACATCGGGTCGGTACAGACGGCCCTCACCTTTTCCTTTGTCTATGCTGCGCCAATGGCAACCCTCCCTGGAGATGAGGGAAGAGCTAGGGTGGTATAAATAGAGGAGGGATGCAACCCAACAAGGGGGGCACTGTAACCAATCCATAGTAAACAAAGCAATATCATGCTAAggtaggagtagggtattacaccacaatggtggcctaAATCTGGGTAGCTCCTGTGTAGCTTGCTTTCTGTCGCCCATCCCCAACGGTCGATGACTTAGGGAACCTAACGCGTTTAGTCCCTGGCCGAAGTCACAAATGGTTGCTACATATAACCCAATGTCAGGTTCTTAGACACCAACAACGTGTATTACTCGTTTGTCCCATTCATGTTTACGACCACTATTCATACAATTTTCGTTGTATCCATGTGCGGGTAGCCCCCCTTGTTCCCGGGGATATGGATGAACTTTGGTATATATGGGGGATGAAATGTTAAATAAGGATATGAGTTTCTCTATTGAATGTTTGGTTTAATATCCTTCACGAATGTTGTGAAGGGGCCCCACTCAATATTTCCGCCGTAAGGCAACGAGGCATATTATTGTTGTTGTAAAGGTTAAGATGTCTAGGTAATTCGAGGTGACAGTAAAATCCTCAATTCTGCGCCTTTGCAATTGATTAGGGAATAACATATAACACTTAGCGAGTCCGCATCCACGGAGAAACCCGATGCGGGGAAACTATGGTAGTGACGTGTGTGGTACAAAGTCTACCTTGAGTTGAACGTATTCTATACTCAGATCTGTCCAATCACAAACATCAGTGTGACTCAAGTGTCCAGCTATGACTATGCTACGACATATGTTGCGATAGGCACATACCAATGGGAATTCCGGATTACCGAGTTCCGACGCTTTACTTGTTCCACTGCGCTCATTTACGTTCTTTTGCGTTATTTACTTATAATCTGCACTCTACTAAAAATCATTATACTTCCGCCCTCACTTTGCTTTGCTTGCAGGCACATTTCTGTAAGTCCCTACAAGGGACGATAGTCCAATTCCTTTGCTCCTTGTGGGGTCAGTACTGTTGTTTATAAATGGCTACAACTAAATCTCGTGTACTTGCAAGCCATCGGTACCTATGAGATTTGGTCTTATTTTATTTGAAACTCATCAAGCAAAACAATGCCAGTATCTTCTGCGTTACCGATATTTGGGCAGCTGAAAATTTGGTGTATTAACCGCATCAGATAAATGTCCCAAGACAGCTGTATGATGATGAACAAAGGATTGGTATTCTAGCTGAATGCGGAGTTGGTTGTTCTCCAAAACGAACGATTCCACAAATGCAGAGTTGGACCAATAATAATTGGAAGACGCGGAAAATTCAGCATTACAAACAGAGAGAATGAAGCGCACGAGAGGCTCCTTCGATCATAGGATTTCTAGAACTAAGGAGCAGGGGGAACACATGATCTTTTCTCTTTCTTGGCAAACAAATCAGCGATATTAGAAATTTTCATATATTGTTATAACAACTTTAACATACAAGAAAAGCTTCCATCAGTTAACAACAACCATAAAAAGGAACAAAGCACAACTCGCAAAGGAAGACAAATTTTTACTCTTATTCGTAGTAGTATAACTCGAAGAGACATCTCACACAAAATACTTGTTTGGTTCATGCTTCCACTTCTCCATGTTTCAATTGTACGAGATACGGACTTGAACCTCGCCGAGCTCCGTGCGGATTGCCCGAACACGTTGGGCCATGTCAAGAGGGAACTCGACATCGCCCTCGAAGGTGATGGTAGCCCCCTCGTTGCTCGGACTTGTCACCTTCAAGCTCACCTTAATCGTAAGAAATGGCTGCGGATTGATGGGCACCGTAACATTGTACCGCTGCATCTGCCGCAGGTCCACACTGCCATCGCCGCCAGCGGAGGGGGTGAGCTgcaccttctcctcctccgcaTAGAAGAAGAGGAGCACACTGTCGTCCTCAAAGACCCGGTTATGCGCGGTGATCTGACCGTTCACGTCCATGGTGCGTGATGCATCATCGCCGCCACCAAAGAGGCGGATGCTGACCCGAACATTGATCTCCAGGCCTTCCCTCATCGTGACATATGACACGACGAGGTGGCGGCCATAACGTGTCGTGATGAGGCGGTCTTCGTGTGCTTGTCGTTCTCCATGTTACTTGGGCCAAACCATAGGTCGGCGGTGTCGCAAATGCCAGGCCTGTCTCGGTCGGGGATCTTGATTGTCATGACAGCGCTGCCGAATCCCGAGATGGTCTGGAATGGCCCCGTGAGCACCAGATTGTCCTCGGGGTCGAGGTTGTGAAGAGGCTCGCCTTCTCCTGGTGGTAGACGTACTGGCCGCCGTTCTCGTCGGCGACGATGATGTCGCCGACGAAGGGGAAGCAGTGTGGGTACACGGCCAGTAGCTCCACCGAGGGCCCGGGTCGGCAAAAACGTAGGGCTTTGAAAAAGTCGACCACGTCACCTTCACTGTAGGTTTTCtcacgaggcggcggcggcggctgcttgATGTCGTCGTCCTCGGCGTCGCGGGCGGCCGCGTGGCACGTCGACTGCTCTTTGCCATCAATAGTGGCTGCCTGCTTGTTGCTAGCTTCATCGTCCTCGTCGGTGGGCGCAAGCAAAGGGAGATCTGTTGTGTGCTCTGTTCTTGCGTCAGGTTGACCAATATCGCAGGCTTCGCAGAGAATCGTCATCCGCCCTTGTGAAGAAGGATCACCGCAGATTGCGGCGGTTGTTGACGGACAGTCTAAACCCTAGAGGAGATGCGGCGGCTGGTTCATCACTTTCCCAGTAGTCTACGTGTTTGAGGCTCTTTTTTTTACAGGGTAACGGTCTACGTGTTTGAGTCTAGTTTCATAAAGGATCAATGTTGCCGTGTGATTATACATTACTGTAGAAAACAAGTTTAGGCTTCGGTTAGCAGTAGTACTTCCCTACGTCTATGTCTGGTCGTGTGGTTTCATATTCAGTCCGAATAGGTTTGGTCAagggtttttttttttttttttttttgcgaataggTTTGGTCAAGGTTAGCAATAGGGCTGGGTCGTGTGTATATATATGTACACACGAGATCATTGTATCGTGAAGAAGAAAAGTGAAAAGCAATAGAGTGTCAAAAATAAGGGCACAACAAGGGCTCTTGGCTACAAGTTATTTGCGTGTACGTGTTGGTTGTTTTTTATATGATCGATCCGTGGACGGAATGGAAAATGCTTGTTTTAAGCCGGATGATTCTCCTCTCGCGTAAACCTCCTCGTACGTGCGCCACGCGTCCCGTGGTGGCCCACCCACCGCCTCTCGTTCCCTTTCCTTATCTCTATCTCCAGCGGGGCCGTCTCACCGGTCCCACCTTATCGTCTCCCTCCGCCTTATCATCTCCCTCGGCCAGTTCCTTTCTTTTCCCCTTTTCTCGTTCAGCTCTAGAGGATAGGCACCACCGCTGCCTCCCGCCGTGGCTGCCACATCCCGCGTCCCGCCATGGCTACCACATGCTGCGTCGCTGATCCGCCGTCGTCGGCTGCGTTGCAATGGAGCGCACTGGTGGCTGCAACGAGCGCATCCGGCTGCAACTGAGCCCCGCCGCGGCTCCAATGGAGCGCGCCGGTGGCTGCAATGGTCGCTTCCGGCTGCAATGGAGCCCCGCCGTGGCTGCAATGGAGCCCGGTCTCGGCTGCAATGGAGTGCGGCTCGAGCTGCAATGGAGGTTCGCCGGAACGCCGCGCGCCGGTGGCTGCAATGGAGCGCGGCTGGAGCTGCAATGGAGCTCCGCCGCTGCTGCAATGGAGGGCAGCCGGGGCTGCAATGGAGCTCCGTCGCGGCTACAATGGAGAGCGGCCGGGGCTGCACGGAGATTCGTCGGGACGCCGATGGTGCTGCATGGAGCTTTTCTTCACGCCGCGGTGCTGCCATGGAGCTACAGTGGAGTTTCCACGGGCATCGTCGGTGTCGAGTTGAAACTTGTTTTTTCCATCGGCTCCGGTGCTGCCGCGTTGGAGATCTGCGGGCGGCTCTGGTGCTACTGCGTTGGAGCTCCGGCGGTGGCTCCAGTGCTATCATGTCGCCGGTGCAGGCGCCACGGTGAGGTGGGATTGACGGCGAGCAGCATCACTGCAGAGGAGGCGTGGTTGGATTGAGGGCGAGCGGTTGCGTGCGACTTTTGCGTTGACCCGATCTAACGGCGACGCGTCGGGCGATCTGACGGCTGACGAGGCGGCTTATGTTAGCTTATTATCATCCGGTTGATTTGTAGCACTGGCCGGAGGGAATTACAACACAGGATCGACATGCAGTGTTTTCTTGAAACTATATATGGAAACTAAATTCCACGGTATTTTGATTTAAATTCACTCGAAGGCCGACCTAGCTTAGTGGTAGAGCGCGTGGCTTTTAACCACGTGGCCGTGGTTTCATTCCCCACGGTCGGCGCTCATTTTGTGTTGTGCCGTACTTATTTTTTTCTGTGCAAAATAAAAtgtacagagggagtacttcagaaaattcagaaaatagagtgtccaacaaacacaccacatcTCACCTGGTGGCTTTCCCTTTTGTCCTTGCTGCATCTTAGCTTGTTTTTAATTTCCCTTTTATGTGTCTCTTACGACAAAATATGTACTGCCAGTCTGTCTAGAGTCCGAAGATGTGAAGGCTCTCAGCCTTGTTTTGGCCTCGTATGGATCTTGCATGATCCTTCTTTGCCTAAAAAAAACCACCACATAAAAACGGAGTAAATCAGCTGATCTCACATTTGCtctaaaaatagaatttttgcaTTTACCAAAGCAATTTCTCATATTGGAAATCAGCTATCTCACAATTCTCGTCGCGTGTACATAACACGCTTTGCAAAGGAAATATAAATTAGCACGACGGGGAAGGAATTCGTCTCATGTACAATGTTGGTAGTTTTAATGCGCTTTTGTAAAGCCCTATTTGGTTGGTGTCTTCACCCCCCAACACATAAATATCAACGACAGTCCTGCGCAAGTCGGATAATGAGACATGATTAATGTTCCGAGTAATGCAGAGCTCGCTCTTCTTTAGACAAAAAATTCCACGATAAAGCAGCAATTAAGTTGGAAAGTTAAAATGATAGTACACTAACACAGCCACACAGGACAATGTGCCAGACAAGGAAGAAGATTTTTTCTTTACGGTAAAAATGGAAGAAAGACATTACAAGATAATGTGGCATGAAAGAAACATCGACACCTATCTTGTTCATCTTTacatgttactactccctccgtttcacaATACATGTCTttcatttgtcaaaatatagatgtatttaggcatgttttagtatataggtacattcATTTTTGAACAAATGAAAGTCAAGTATTTTAAAACGGAGGGAAAAGATTTTAATTGTTTATCGACATCTATTTTTCTACAAGGTCATCGTGCGGTGCGGCGGCACCGGATTATATATCATGTCTTTTTGAACTAGTATACTACTTCCTTCGATCCATATTATAGCATCGAAGGGAGTGGTGGGTCTGGAATAAAGGCATAATCTCCTGCTTTTTTCCAATGAGCCGACCtagctcagtggtagagcgcGTGGCTTTTAACCACGTGGCCGTGGGTTCGATCCCCACGGTCGGCGTTCATGTTTTTTGCGCTGCTAAACAAAATTAACTCTAAATCAAGATACactaaaaaggaaaagaaagaaaatgcAGCTGATCTCACAGTTTCTCTAAAAAAATAATTTTGACCGATGCATTTTATCATATTGGATTGGAAACCAGCTGATCTCACTATCCCCGTTGCACGCACGTAACAGAGACACAATGGGGAGGAATTCGTCTGCTGTACATCCTTTTTATTTTTGATTTTGAATATAATTCTTAATCCGCTCTGCAAAGTCCAATTTGATGCCTTCGTCCCATCAGATAAATGCCAACGCCAGGTGTGTCCAAGATTCATAACCAACCAATGATTGTGGTGCTCTAGGCAATGCAGTGCTCTCGCTGTCCTTCAGGAAATGAATAATCCCACAATAATActaagttagtacaaagttgagtcatctattttgaaacggaggaagTAGTAGTTGCAAGCCGTTGAAAAGTTAGATGGTACTGCCAGAGGATTGTGTCAAACAAGGAACAAGACATCACAGGACAACGCGGCATGAAATCACCAGAGATCAACTGCTGTTTTCCTGACGCGGGAAAAAGATCGCCACCTATTTTGTTCATCTTTACATGTTACTAGTACAATTTACTATCTGTCGCTGTTTGTTTATCTCTCGTGTGAGGCAACATTACACAAGATCACCAAGATAAGCAGGTGGAAAACCTATGGCCTAGCAAAACTCATTTCGCCCTCGGGCAAAACATCCCTTCATGATGATGCCTGTATCTTCTGTGTTGCCGATGTTTCGGCAGTGTGCCCTCTTGGTTTCTTAGGAGACCATATGACTGAATTCTCGACACGATGAACCGATCTTCGCCAGCATCACCAGTTCTGCAGCTGCGAAGTCACGCTTTTCACCACGGGGTGGTACTGCGTGTGCAAGTACCTCTTTGCATTGTCTGAACCGGGTTGGACGAGCCAATCATCGTATAATCTTTTCGCGATCGGGTTATCGAAGGGGTTGGATATTGATACCTGGTTCACAAGGTCTAAAGTTAGTGGCAGCATATAATGACTGGCATCAAGTAAAAACGACCTTGTGGTGATGGCAGCAAGATTCTGTGGTAAGTGACAGTTatgaagtactccctctgtaaactaatataagacgATTTAGATCACTACTAACTAAAATAAGACGTTTTAGATCACTACTAACTAATATAAGACGTTAGTGATCTataaaacgtcttatattagtTCACAGAGGTAGTAGGAACCAACTCGAGTAATTGTTTTCCACTTAATTAAGGGGAATGTACAATGTCAGCAAACTGGAGCAGGATAATAGAACAAAATCAATGGCTAGTGAGTTCAGAAATTACGCACGGCTTCCCAAAACTACAATGAGAAGGTTTAATAGGCACTAAGAGTTCAACATCCTTTTCTCTTTTTCTTGGATGGTAAAAAGTACTGTGTCAGTAGCATGCTGGGCCCAAAATGGACACAACCTGCAGCTCAGCTGCAGAAGTATAGCAGAGAATTGGGGCATAAAACTTGAATGGGTCAGTAGGGATATAAAATTAAAATCGCGAACAGAAGCAAGGCCCTACAACCAACATGAAATGTAGTGAGCATGCTAGAACTTACATCTTGCATGTATACACCCTCTAGTTGTTGGATGAGATCCTTGGGAGATTGGCCTTTAGCAGGTTTTATTTGGCCTCCCCCATTCAGACAACCTGCACAGCGATAATCAGTGTATAGTAGAGGGTATCTAGATCCTAAAGCTCAGAAAGAAGTTATTGAAAGCGACCGTGCAGCAGTGTCATAAATGAAATACCTGAAGGGCAAGCCATAACTTCAATAAACTGGTATTCACATTTTCCCATCTTAACCTTCCGAACAATGTTCTGTAGGTTTCTGAACCCGTAACAAAGGGCAAACTTCAAAACAGGTCTGCCCTCCACCTGTTAGCATAAACATGTATACACAATGATGCGAAGGCCACAGCAAGAGTGGCTTTCGAGGCCAATTAGGGATGGATGGGGGCAATGAATTACCTCCAACGTAACTTCACGGAAATCTGAATTTCGCAAGACTTTGAAATCAAGTGGGCCTTCTATTTCCCTATTAAAGAGCACACGTGCTGCATAACGAAAGATGGCTTCCGCATAACCACCCGAGCCACCAGAAACCCCATATAGATgaccatcatcatcaacatttgtTAATCTGTGTTGCAGTGAAAGTACACGTGAATTCTCAGAGGAGATGAAGCATAAATGTAACCATATAAAATTACTTTTATCTTTCTTTTTCTCGACAGTCAACTAAATCAAAGCTTCGCTAAATTCTAGATTTACTAGTTGAACAGAACATATAAATATATATTTCCGCATTGAATTTCGTCCGAATTTTATCCAGCGGGACGGAACATCATGCATACAAGGTGCTTACAATCTGTCCAAAGGAGATTCCTCCATTGTCTTGAAGTCGACAGATTTGGACTGCACAACCATGAAAGTGATATAAGCGTCTTGCAGTTTTTCAAAACATGCAAGCAACTGCAGGAAATAAATTAGTAACCTGTATCAAGTCCAACACTTCACCGGTTGTCAATACCGAGTCCACCTCTGTAACTTCCTTTTCTTCCACTGAGAAAACAAAGTCGCCCCGGACAGCTTCAAGTTTTTTATCATAACAGGGCATCACagtaacatgataaacatcataC
This genomic window contains:
- the LOC109755474 gene encoding protein NAR1, whose translation is MSSSRFSPALQASDLNDFIAPSQDCVVSLNKNSAASRLPIKKKQVVVSTKPPEESVKISLKDCLACSGCITSAETVMLEKQSLDDFVTRINSGKTVIVSVSPQSRASLAALFGLSQSQVFRKLTALFKSMGVKAVYDTSSSRDLALIEACNEFVSRYKLSQLSSDKEVGTSLPVLSSACPGWICYAEKTLGSYILPYISSVKSPQQVIGAAIKHHMVEKLGLKPYDVYHVTVMPCYDKKLEAVRGDFVFSVEEKEVTEVDSVLTTGEVLDLIQSKSVDFKTMEESPLDRLLTNVDDDGHLYGVSGGSGGYAEAIFRYAARVLFNREIEGPLDFKVLRNSDFREVTLEVEGRPVLKFALCYGFRNLQNIVRKVKMGKCEYQFIEVMACPSGCLNGGGQIKPAKGQSPKDLIQQLEGVYMQDVSISNPFDNPIAKRLYDDWLVQPGSDNAKRYLHTQYHPVVKSVTSQLQNW